In Chloracidobacterium sp., the following proteins share a genomic window:
- the epsI gene encoding EpsI family protein codes for MINYRQNLASLLLIALAFGFLYASVMTKLGVDWWSDENYSHGLLVPFVIGLIVWREWDSIKTAAGHGSIVFGGGMVVIAVLLLIAGTLGAELFTQRISMVMMLAGLAVYFHGLRLLNLLAVPFALLLLAIPIPQIVFNRIAFPLQIWASQMAVWGIRLFEVPTLRKGNVIEILPRGSMQTISLEVVEACSGIRSLMTLVTLALILAYFTRRSEGGRLGNLSSPDLLRAFALMVLAVPIAVLTNAARVTATGVLTYYYGKQATEGSWHDLSGWLVYVTALALLLAANYLLIKIFRSGTSGEKSATHTARASVRPMPILPVIVLLVAAGAAVNWFAFRSEATPSRRSLAELPATLGDWRQKGSEFRFDTGVESVLKTTDYTMREYTLPDGRIANIYVGYYGSQRTGATYHSPQNCLPGAGWVMTDPQYIGITTPDGRHFRANRYTLENGPYKEVMIYWYQGRGRTEASEYTDKLNTIWDSVTRSRTDGALVRVMTSVGGDEAASIQAAKDLSASLAAALSPYVPE; via the coding sequence ATGATCAACTATCGGCAAAACTTAGCTTCGCTTTTGCTCATCGCCCTCGCGTTCGGCTTCCTCTACGCGTCGGTGATGACGAAGCTCGGTGTCGATTGGTGGTCGGACGAGAACTACTCGCACGGCCTCTTAGTCCCGTTTGTGATCGGTCTGATCGTTTGGCGCGAATGGGATTCGATCAAAACCGCAGCCGGCCACGGCTCGATCGTGTTTGGCGGTGGAATGGTCGTAATCGCTGTCCTGCTCCTGATCGCCGGAACGCTCGGAGCAGAGCTCTTTACACAGCGAATCTCGATGGTCATGATGCTTGCCGGGCTGGCCGTCTATTTCCACGGCCTGCGGCTGCTGAATCTGCTCGCGGTGCCGTTCGCTCTGCTGCTGTTGGCCATTCCGATACCGCAGATCGTCTTTAACCGCATCGCGTTTCCTCTGCAGATATGGGCGTCGCAGATGGCCGTCTGGGGAATTCGACTTTTCGAGGTGCCGACGCTCCGCAAAGGCAACGTGATCGAGATCCTGCCACGCGGCTCGATGCAGACGATCTCGCTCGAGGTCGTCGAGGCCTGCAGCGGCATCCGGAGCCTGATGACGCTGGTCACGCTCGCATTGATCTTGGCCTATTTCACGCGACGAAGTGAAGGCGGCCGATTGGGGAATCTCTCATCGCCTGACCTCTTGCGCGCCTTCGCCTTGATGGTGCTGGCAGTGCCGATCGCGGTTTTGACCAACGCTGCTCGCGTCACGGCGACCGGCGTTCTGACCTACTATTACGGCAAGCAGGCTACGGAGGGCTCGTGGCATGACCTATCAGGGTGGCTCGTGTATGTCACGGCCCTAGCATTACTGCTGGCCGCTAACTACCTGCTCATAAAGATATTTCGATCCGGGACAAGCGGCGAAAAGTCCGCCACACATACCGCACGGGCGAGCGTCAGGCCTATGCCGATCCTGCCCGTGATCGTTCTGCTCGTTGCCGCCGGCGCGGCCGTGAACTGGTTCGCGTTTCGCAGCGAAGCCACTCCGTCTCGCCGCAGCCTGGCGGAACTGCCCGCGACGCTCGGCGATTGGCGGCAGAAGGGAAGCGAGTTCCGTTTTGACACGGGCGTCGAGAGCGTGCTTAAGACGACCGATTATACTATGCGAGAATACACGTTGCCCGACGGCCGTATCGCGAATATCTACGTCGGCTACTACGGCTCGCAGCGGACCGGAGCGACGTATCACAGCCCGCAAAACTGCCTGCCCGGTGCCGGCTGGGTGATGACCGACCCGCAATACATCGGCATCACGACGCCCGACGGCCGCCACTTCCGGGCCAACCGTTATACCCTCGAAAACGGCCCCTACAAAGAGGTGATGATCTACTGGTATCAAGGCCGCGGCCGCACCGAAGCCAGCGAATACACCGACAAACTCAACACCATCTGGGACAGCGTCACCAGAAGCCGCACCGACGGTGCCCTCGTCCGCGTAATGACGAGCGTCGGCGGCGACGAAGCCGCTTCCATCCAAGCGGCCAAAGACCTGTCCGCATCCCTCGCCGCAGCCCTATCGCCCTATGTCCCTGAGTAG
- a CDS encoding trypsin-like peptidase domain-containing protein: protein MASGIIIHITAGSEKRTEYFSQERIRIGSGETADLQIQMPGLDGNGDWFSLENADGAYRIVDFDEKLGLRVNENPLRRFIAISDGDVIAIPDANVSFSFFSLEQRSSLIRTNRETPHISRFIEDAALESATSAKRDDAKAFLKEFVRELGREISWTTKLIALVLIVAFITGVLYIGFAVNRELRESRHQAELQADIIKRLEDKLGQTSDQLGELDKTNKDLMKTVSLAPTLRVEYGNAVGLIVGVYDLVDKRSGKVLRYADPQAFRPNPFEPSESEDPSAPAMPPQIGLTTEGNGSPVEYDFIGTGFHVGGGYIVTNRHVVQPWQEDDNVKQMMRVANGRARVKRLVVYFPNFAQPFPLRVRQLGAKEDVAVGTIDPQMVPTEVPPIPLDEDSTSAAIGKTVVSMGYPSGADRLLAMVDDDTAKSINQRFGNSRQNLINFLAQSQKIVPLTTQGLITDLDMNRIVHDAKTAEGGSGAPLFGQAGKVIGVNFGVFTENTAANMAVPIRFAVELLKRAGWETPEQKAKETEQQTAVADTNSNSAGKP, encoded by the coding sequence ATGGCATCAGGCATTATCATCCACATCACAGCGGGTAGCGAGAAGCGGACGGAATACTTCTCGCAGGAGCGGATTCGCATAGGCTCCGGCGAGACTGCCGATCTGCAGATACAGATGCCCGGCCTGGATGGGAACGGCGATTGGTTCAGTCTAGAGAATGCTGACGGGGCCTACCGCATCGTCGATTTTGACGAGAAGCTCGGCCTGCGCGTCAATGAAAATCCGCTGCGACGCTTTATAGCGATCAGCGACGGCGATGTGATCGCGATTCCCGATGCGAACGTGTCGTTCTCGTTCTTTTCACTCGAACAACGCTCGTCTCTGATCCGCACAAACCGCGAAACGCCGCATATATCGCGTTTTATCGAGGATGCTGCCCTTGAATCGGCGACTTCCGCCAAACGCGATGACGCTAAGGCATTCCTAAAAGAATTTGTCCGCGAACTCGGCCGCGAGATATCATGGACGACAAAGCTGATCGCGCTTGTACTGATCGTCGCCTTTATCACGGGCGTGCTGTATATCGGCTTTGCGGTCAACCGTGAGCTTCGCGAGAGCCGTCATCAGGCAGAGCTTCAGGCCGACATCATCAAACGACTCGAGGACAAGCTCGGCCAGACGAGCGACCAGCTCGGTGAGCTTGATAAGACGAACAAAGACCTGATGAAGACCGTCTCGCTCGCACCGACGCTGCGGGTCGAATACGGCAACGCCGTCGGCCTGATCGTCGGTGTTTACGACCTCGTCGATAAGCGCAGCGGCAAGGTGCTGCGCTACGCCGACCCGCAGGCGTTCCGGCCCAATCCGTTCGAGCCGAGCGAATCAGAAGATCCGTCAGCACCGGCAATGCCGCCTCAGATCGGGCTCACGACCGAAGGCAACGGTTCGCCGGTGGAATATGATTTTATCGGGACCGGCTTTCACGTCGGCGGCGGCTATATCGTCACCAACCGGCACGTCGTCCAGCCGTGGCAAGAGGACGACAACGTCAAGCAGATGATGCGCGTCGCCAATGGCCGAGCCCGTGTCAAACGGCTCGTTGTTTACTTCCCGAATTTTGCACAGCCGTTCCCGCTCAGGGTCCGGCAGTTGGGCGCGAAGGAGGACGTCGCGGTCGGTACTATCGATCCGCAAATGGTGCCAACCGAGGTGCCGCCAATACCGCTCGACGAAGATTCAACATCGGCCGCGATCGGCAAGACGGTAGTCTCAATGGGCTACCCGAGCGGCGCCGACCGTCTATTAGCGATGGTCGATGACGACACGGCAAAGTCAATAAACCAACGATTCGGGAACTCGCGCCAGAACCTGATCAATTTTCTCGCACAGTCGCAAAAGATAGTTCCGCTTACGACGCAAGGGCTGATCACTGACCTCGACATGAACCGCATAGTCCACGATGCTAAGACCGCGGAAGGCGGCTCAGGGGCGCCGCTATTTGGGCAAGCCGGCAAGGTCATCGGCGTCAATTTCGGCGTTTTTACGGAAAACACCGCCGCCAACATGGCCGTCCCGATCCGTTTCGCCGTTGAACTTCTAAAACGCGCCGGATGGGAAACCCCCGAGCAAAAGGCAAAAGAAACCGAACAGCAGACTGCTGTCGCCGATACTAACAGCAACTCAGCCGGAAAGCCCTGA
- a CDS encoding (2Fe-2S) ferredoxin domain-containing protein gives MPKPKFITDRNKLEKLAPMLKAPIKRQVFVCTGESCSKVGGREVMAEFDRILVEKNLRQGKESKGRNPMGTCVLTECGSIGFCSIGTAVMVYPDGTMYGQVQPDDVKEIVEEHLEKGNVVERLALMELSVART, from the coding sequence GTGCCCAAGCCGAAGTTCATCACCGACCGCAACAAGCTTGAAAAGCTCGCACCGATGCTTAAGGCGCCGATAAAGCGGCAGGTCTTTGTCTGCACCGGCGAGTCCTGCTCGAAAGTCGGCGGCCGCGAAGTGATGGCCGAATTCGACCGTATTCTGGTCGAAAAGAACCTCCGTCAAGGCAAGGAATCAAAAGGCCGCAACCCAATGGGCACCTGCGTCCTCACCGAATGCGGCTCGATCGGCTTCTGCTCCATCGGCACCGCCGTCATGGTCTATCCCGACGGCACGATGTATGGGCAAGTTCAGCCTGACGATGTGAAGGAGATCGTCGAGGAGCATTTGGAGAAGGGAAATGTTGTTGAGAGATTGGCGTTGATGGAATTGTCAGTAGCCCGCACGTAA
- a CDS encoding AbrB/MazE/SpoVT family DNA-binding domain-containing protein, with amino-acid sequence MSENGKVVLPASLRKKLGIKDGDKLTANSLNGNIVLSPKRKPKFETRIITSPITGLPVLTSGPNAPTLTSEMVAELLSDFP; translated from the coding sequence GTGTCAGAAAATGGGAAAGTCGTGTTACCGGCCTCACTTCGGAAGAAGTTGGGCATCAAGGACGGTGACAAGTTGACGGCGAATTCACTGAACGGAAATATCGTCCTTTCGCCAAAACGTAAGCCAAAGTTCGAAACCCGCATCATAACCAGTCCGATTACGGGACTTCCGGTCCTGACGTCTGGTCCTAATGCCCCAACCTTGACAAGTGAAATGGTCGCGGAATTGCTTTCCGATTTCCCATGA
- a CDS encoding DUF4926 domain-containing protein encodes MELLDTVALLEDMPERDLDRGEVGTVVELLAPDVFEVEFSDDDGETYAQFALQSNQIIALHNQGEGLKLAA; translated from the coding sequence ATTGAACTGCTAGACACGGTGGCCTTGCTCGAAGACATGCCCGAGAGAGACCTTGATCGAGGCGAAGTGGGAACCGTCGTAGAACTCCTCGCGCCGGACGTTTTCGAAGTCGAGTTCAGCGACGATGATGGCGAGACCTACGCTCAATTTGCCCTACAAAGCAATCAGATAATTGCGCTCCACAACCAAGGCGAAGGCTTGAAGCTGGCGGCATAA
- a CDS encoding NAD(P)(+) transhydrogenase (Re/Si-specific) subunit beta has protein sequence MQQSLITIAYIAASALFILSLGGLSQQETARRGNLYGILGMLIALVATAAAMNVGGLPVLAAALVPGLVIGAILASRVQMTSMPELVAILHSFVGLAAVLVGFATYLGPHATMTAAEKNLHTAEVFIGVCIGSITFTGSVIAFLKLRGTIGGKPFLLPGRHLINIVMLLVTIGLGVAFFMSPNEATGAWPLLIATILTGILGVHFIMAIGGADMPVVVSMLNSYSGWAASAAGFMLSNDLLIITGALVGSSGAILSYIMCRGMNRSFVSVMLGGFGTEGGTVASSREQPQGEVTSVDANGASELLLNSKKIIIVPGYGLAVAQAQHSLAEVCKLLKEQNVEVKFAIHPVAGRLPGHMNVLLAEANIPYDIVFEMDEINDEFPATDVAWVIGANDIVNPSAMDDPASPIAGMPVLHVWESRDTIVMKRSMASGYAGVDNPLFYKENTQMLFGDAKKVVDEILTAMRG, from the coding sequence ATGCAACAATCTTTAATCACAATCGCATACATCGCCGCGAGTGCGTTGTTTATTTTGAGCCTTGGCGGGCTGTCTCAACAGGAGACGGCGCGGCGGGGGAATCTGTACGGCATTTTAGGAATGCTGATCGCGTTGGTGGCGACGGCGGCGGCGATGAATGTTGGGGGCTTGCCGGTGCTGGCGGCGGCGCTCGTGCCGGGGCTGGTGATCGGGGCGATTTTGGCGTCGCGGGTGCAGATGACTTCGATGCCGGAACTGGTGGCGATACTGCACAGCTTCGTCGGGCTGGCGGCGGTGCTGGTGGGCTTTGCGACGTATCTTGGGCCGCACGCGACGATGACCGCAGCGGAGAAGAACCTGCACACGGCCGAGGTTTTTATCGGAGTCTGTATCGGGTCGATCACGTTCACTGGTTCGGTGATCGCGTTTCTAAAGCTGCGCGGCACGATCGGCGGCAAACCTTTTCTGTTGCCCGGAAGGCACTTGATAAATATCGTGATGCTGCTGGTGACCATCGGTTTGGGCGTCGCGTTCTTTATGTCGCCGAACGAAGCCACGGGTGCATGGCCGCTGCTGATCGCGACGATATTGACAGGCATCCTCGGCGTGCATTTCATCATGGCGATCGGCGGAGCGGATATGCCGGTCGTCGTCTCGATGCTCAACAGCTACTCCGGCTGGGCCGCGTCGGCCGCGGGCTTTATGCTCTCGAACGACCTGCTCATCATCACGGGCGCGCTTGTCGGATCTTCCGGCGCGATCCTCAGCTACATAATGTGTCGCGGGATGAATCGGTCGTTTGTCAGTGTGATGCTCGGCGGATTCGGAACCGAAGGCGGAACAGTTGCTTCGTCTCGCGAACAACCGCAAGGCGAGGTCACTTCGGTCGATGCAAACGGTGCGAGCGAGCTTCTTTTGAATTCTAAAAAAATCATCATCGTTCCCGGCTACGGTCTCGCGGTCGCACAGGCGCAGCATTCGCTTGCTGAAGTCTGCAAGCTGCTCAAGGAACAAAACGTCGAGGTCAAATTCGCCATTCACCCGGTCGCGGGCCGTCTGCCGGGCCACATGAACGTCCTGCTCGCCGAGGCGAACATCCCGTACGACATCGTCTTCGAGATGGACGAGATCAACGACGAATTTCCCGCCACCGACGTCGCCTGGGTCATCGGCGCCAACGACATCGTCAACCCTTCGGCGATGGACGACCCCGCGTCCCCCATCGCCGGCATGCCCGTCCTCCACGTCTGGGAATCGCGCGACACCATCGTTATGAAACGCTCCATGGCCAGCGGCTACGCCGGCGTCGACAACCCGCTGTTCTATAAAGAGAACACGCAGATGCTGTTTGGAGATGCAAAGAAGGTTGTGGATGAGATACTGACGGCGATGAGAGGTTAA
- the tnpA gene encoding IS200/IS605 family transposase produces MAHSLVSQLMHCVFSTKERRPMITPELLARLIPYIGGIARENGFRLIHGGGVDDHIHLLISLAKTMAISKAMQLIKGGSSKWIHDTFPEHRLFAWQEGYGAFSISISEKERTIKYIDRQAEHHKKVDFTTEFIVFLDAHEMEYDIRYVFD; encoded by the coding sequence ATGGCACATTCGTTGGTTTCACAATTAATGCATTGCGTGTTCAGCACGAAGGAACGACGGCCAATGATAACACCGGAATTGCTCGCTCGATTGATTCCTTACATTGGTGGCATCGCGAGGGAGAATGGTTTTAGACTGATTCACGGAGGCGGCGTCGATGATCATATTCACTTGCTGATTTCGCTCGCGAAGACGATGGCGATTTCGAAAGCAATGCAGTTGATCAAAGGCGGCTCGTCGAAATGGATACACGACACGTTTCCCGAGCATCGGTTGTTCGCGTGGCAGGAAGGTTACGGCGCGTTCTCCATTTCGATCAGTGAGAAGGAACGGACGATTAAATACATTGATCGACAGGCGGAGCACCATAAGAAGGTGGATTTTACGACGGAGTTCATCGTGTTTCTCGATGCGCATGAGATGGAATACGACATCCGATATGTATTCGATTGA
- a CDS encoding NAD(P) transhydrogenase subunit alpha translates to MLWPAPVKEQPPPPEPGVPTKSTASVAAAKPASGHGHGEGVGISPVMLIVIGLALLGLGIVAPNSVLSHFTVFILAIFVGFQVVWNVKPALHTPLMSVTNAISGIILVGGMLQLIDTSLNLTVILGAIATLIAAINIAGGFLVTNRMLGMFRK, encoded by the coding sequence ATGCTCTGGCCCGCTCCCGTAAAAGAACAACCGCCGCCGCCCGAGCCGGGCGTTCCAACAAAAAGCACCGCCTCCGTCGCCGCAGCCAAGCCCGCATCCGGTCACGGCCACGGCGAAGGCGTCGGCATCAGCCCCGTAATGCTGATCGTCATCGGCCTCGCGCTTCTCGGTCTCGGCATCGTCGCCCCGAATAGCGTGCTGTCGCACTTTACGGTCTTTATACTCGCGATCTTCGTCGGCTTTCAGGTCGTCTGGAACGTCAAACCGGCGCTCCACACACCGCTAATGAGCGTCACCAACGCCATCAGCGGCATCATCCTCGTCGGCGGAATGCTCCAGCTCATCGACACGTCGCTGAATTTAACCGTCATCCTCGGAGCCATCGCCACCCTAATCGCCGCCATCAACATCGCCGGCGGCTTCCTGGTCACGAATCGAATGTTGGGGATGTTTAGGAAGTGA
- a CDS encoding SRPBCC family protein, whose translation MIKKLLIGIVVLVVVVVAALAIISLTTATDWKVSREVTIAKPRGEIFSYVKFLKNQNEWGPWFKREPTMKQEFRGSDGTVGFVSAWDGTKEDVGAGEQEIKALVENERMDTEVRFKRPFESKADSTLLLEPVGDTASKVKWSISASVPRPLNLFLLAVDIDKEMGKDIDDGLGSLKAIMERK comes from the coding sequence ATGATCAAGAAACTTCTCATAGGCATCGTCGTGCTGGTCGTGGTTGTTGTCGCGGCATTAGCCATCATATCGTTAACGACCGCCACGGACTGGAAGGTCTCGCGCGAGGTCACGATCGCCAAACCGCGGGGTGAGATCTTCTCGTACGTCAAGTTCCTCAAGAACCAGAATGAATGGGGGCCGTGGTTCAAACGCGAACCGACAATGAAACAGGAATTTCGCGGCAGTGACGGCACAGTCGGATTTGTCTCTGCATGGGACGGCACAAAGGAGGACGTCGGTGCCGGCGAGCAGGAGATCAAGGCTCTCGTTGAGAACGAGCGGATGGATACAGAAGTGCGGTTCAAGCGTCCTTTTGAATCGAAAGCCGACAGCACGCTCTTGCTCGAGCCTGTGGGTGACACCGCTTCAAAGGTAAAATGGTCGATCTCCGCTTCCGTCCCCCGCCCGCTCAACCTGTTTCTGCTCGCAGTAGATATCGACAAGGAGATGGGCAAGGACATTGACGACGGACTGGGCAGCCTCAAGGCGATAATGGAAAGGAAGTGA
- the gcvPB gene encoding aminomethyl-transferring glycine dehydrogenase subunit GcvPB — MGIKKVTSHPTQNEGLIFERSQNGRVGYCLPKLDVPETADVVPAELRRTDDLDGVPEVSEIDVVRHFTRMSSWNYSIDLGMYPLGSCTMKYNSRLNEKVVRISGFAGLHPLAPEEESQGSLELIYKLQQDLAEITGLPGVSLQPAAGAQGEMTGVMLIRAFLDQRDGEASAERRVMLIPESAHGTNPASAALAGFTVKAIRATSDGLTDLAHLRELCAEGGVAGVMFTNPNTVGIFEKDIREICEVIHDAGGLVYMDGANMNALVGVARPGDMGVDVIHLNLHKTFSTPHGGGGPGCGPCLCTEQLMPFLPTPRIEKDGDRYRLNYDLPYTIGRVKAFYGNFGMMVRALSYIHTHGNTGLREATETAVLNARYVSQKLADIYEKPYEPDCMHEAIFSHKHQSKRGVVTLDIAKRLIDYGFHPPTVYFPLVVEGAMLIEPTESVGRSDLDAFCDAMIDIDRESQDSPDLVTDAPHSTRIGRLDEAAAARKPVLRWQKDLDSAHAA, encoded by the coding sequence ATGGGAATCAAGAAAGTCACATCACACCCAACACAGAACGAAGGCCTGATATTTGAGCGGTCGCAGAACGGACGGGTCGGCTATTGTCTGCCGAAGCTGGACGTGCCTGAAACGGCGGACGTCGTACCGGCAGAATTACGCCGCACCGACGATCTCGACGGTGTGCCTGAGGTGTCTGAGATCGACGTGGTCAGGCATTTTACACGAATGTCGTCGTGGAATTATTCGATCGATCTCGGTATGTATCCGCTTGGCTCGTGCACGATGAAATACAACTCGCGGCTCAACGAAAAGGTCGTGAGGATCAGCGGTTTTGCGGGCCTGCATCCATTGGCTCCCGAGGAAGAATCGCAGGGATCTCTTGAGTTGATCTACAAGCTGCAACAGGACCTAGCCGAGATCACAGGTTTGCCGGGCGTTTCGTTACAGCCCGCAGCCGGAGCGCAGGGCGAGATGACGGGCGTGATGCTGATACGGGCGTTTCTCGACCAACGGGATGGCGAAGCGTCAGCCGAGCGGCGAGTGATGCTCATCCCCGAATCGGCGCACGGGACGAACCCGGCGTCGGCGGCGCTGGCTGGATTTACCGTCAAGGCAATCCGAGCGACGAGTGACGGCCTTACCGATTTGGCTCACCTGCGCGAGCTTTGCGCCGAGGGCGGCGTGGCGGGCGTGATGTTCACAAACCCGAATACCGTCGGCATTTTTGAAAAGGACATCAGAGAGATCTGTGAAGTGATCCACGACGCGGGCGGCTTGGTGTATATGGACGGCGCGAACATGAACGCCCTCGTCGGTGTGGCGCGGCCGGGCGATATGGGCGTGGATGTAATTCACCTCAACCTACACAAGACGTTCTCGACGCCACACGGCGGCGGCGGCCCCGGCTGCGGGCCGTGCCTGTGCACCGAGCAGTTGATGCCATTCCTGCCTACGCCGCGAATCGAAAAGGACGGTGACCGTTACCGTCTAAACTATGATCTTCCGTACACTATCGGCCGCGTAAAGGCGTTCTACGGGAATTTCGGCATGATGGTGCGGGCCCTGTCGTATATCCATACGCACGGCAACACGGGACTCCGCGAGGCGACCGAGACGGCTGTTTTGAATGCGAGATACGTTTCGCAAAAGCTCGCTGACATTTATGAAAAGCCCTACGAGCCCGACTGTATGCATGAGGCGATCTTTTCGCATAAGCATCAGTCAAAACGCGGCGTCGTGACGCTCGATATCGCAAAGCGGCTGATCGATTACGGATTTCATCCGCCGACCGTCTATTTCCCGCTCGTCGTTGAGGGTGCGATGCTGATCGAACCGACCGAATCGGTCGGACGCTCTGACCTTGATGCATTTTGCGACGCGATGATCGACATCGACCGCGAATCACAGGATTCGCCCGACCTCGTCACCGACGCACCCCATTCGACGCGAATCGGACGCCTTGACGAAGCTGCAGCGGCACGCAAGCCCGTGCTGCGTTGGCAAAAAGACCTCGATTCGGCCCACGCGGCATAG
- a CDS encoding aminotransferase class V-fold PLP-dependent enzyme, translating into MALSSATVSSLLKDVVAAGKFIDYLSPIEAAMDEDYWATIQQAFSVTRGIINLNNGGVCPSPQIVTEAFVRYTWQQEDATAYTMWQILEPQSETVRTGLAEVFGCSAEEIAITRGASESLETLLMGLDLKSGDEVLTSTQDYGRMLTTLRQREMREGLRLKLIKIPIAPDNVDDIAAAFERAVTPTTKLILISHQINLTGQILPVKKVCDMARARGIETIVDGAHSFAQFDFKRDDLGCDYFGTSLHKWIFAPKGTGLLYVKKDKIPKVWPMMASEDKQKNDIRKYEEIGTHSAAMRLAIGEAILFHNAIGGKRKEERLRYLSRYWMNNLKSVPKVGFNTSFDPKQSCAIANFKIDGVDPVALGSYLMSKHKIFTTPIVHEEFTGIRITPNVYTTLWELDRFCNVVADIARKGLPKA; encoded by the coding sequence ATGGCATTGTCGTCGGCAACGGTTAGTTCCCTTCTAAAGGATGTTGTTGCGGCGGGCAAGTTTATCGATTACCTGTCGCCGATCGAGGCCGCGATGGACGAGGATTATTGGGCGACGATCCAGCAGGCTTTCTCGGTCACGCGCGGGATCATCAATCTGAATAACGGCGGCGTGTGCCCCAGCCCGCAGATCGTGACCGAGGCGTTTGTTCGCTACACATGGCAGCAGGAGGATGCGACCGCTTACACGATGTGGCAGATCCTCGAACCGCAGTCGGAAACGGTGAGAACGGGCCTAGCAGAAGTATTCGGATGCTCCGCTGAGGAAATCGCCATTACTCGTGGGGCCAGCGAGTCGCTTGAGACGCTGTTGATGGGCCTGGATCTCAAATCGGGCGACGAGGTCCTCACCTCCACGCAGGATTACGGCCGGATGCTTACGACGCTGCGTCAGCGAGAGATGCGCGAGGGGCTGAGGCTCAAGCTAATCAAGATACCGATCGCTCCTGACAATGTCGACGACATTGCTGCGGCGTTTGAGCGTGCCGTCACACCGACGACGAAGCTCATACTAATCTCGCATCAGATCAACCTGACGGGACAAATATTGCCGGTGAAGAAGGTTTGCGACATGGCCCGCGCTCGCGGGATCGAGACGATCGTTGATGGAGCACATTCGTTCGCGCAGTTCGATTTCAAACGCGACGACCTTGGCTGCGATTACTTTGGAACGTCTCTTCACAAGTGGATCTTTGCACCGAAGGGCACAGGTCTGCTTTACGTGAAGAAGGACAAGATCCCGAAGGTCTGGCCGATGATGGCGTCCGAAGATAAACAGAAGAACGACATTCGCAAATACGAAGAGATCGGCACGCACTCGGCCGCTATGCGGCTGGCCATCGGCGAGGCGATATTGTTCCATAACGCCATTGGCGGCAAACGAAAAGAGGAACGTCTCCGGTACTTGTCGCGTTACTGGATGAATAATCTCAAGTCGGTGCCAAAGGTCGGCTTTAATACGTCGTTCGACCCGAAACAGTCATGTGCTATCGCCAATTTCAAGATTGACGGCGTCGATCCGGTCGCACTCGGCAGTTATCTCATGTCAAAGCACAAGATATTCACCACTCCGATAGTGCACGAGGAGTTCACCGGCATTCGGATCACGCCGAATGTCTATACGACGCTCTGGGAACTCGACAGGTTCTGCAATGTCGTCGCGGACATAGCACGAAAGGGTCTGCCAAAGGCATAG